From one Tetragenococcus osmophilus genomic stretch:
- a CDS encoding YbbR-like domain-containing protein produces the protein MLTKKKRSNIVYGLLALFFSLVLFFNANGSNFQNSIATSEVHEETAQDIPVSIEYDSDEYYIQGYEDTVDVTLSGANRVQLNAEANEETRNFDVVADLSDLGEGTHDVPLEVENLSNSVDASVEPDTLTVTIEKKATRNFQIDTQEFEDKLQDGFELDETSVSPQEVEVTSGEETMEEISRIAIVSDIETINEDISDTFSLQAVDENGEELPASLSPQTANVQLEVSAPDKEVNLSPTQTGDAAEGISDFDFQLSENSATITGAQHLLDEVDSLEVPVDVTDVTEPTTRDVNVEVPSQLSSDVNAVSVNITPEFENSEPEETNDNTEETGDTQTPSDADNDNAAADGNDEQNSEMNTVESSSVEEETNTTEEDQEQTAESQETQETQEEAQETQSSVDEQIDAQENEEETER, from the coding sequence ATGCTTACGAAAAAGAAGAGAAGCAACATTGTCTATGGTCTTTTGGCTTTATTTTTCAGTTTAGTTCTTTTTTTCAATGCAAACGGGTCGAACTTTCAAAATAGTATCGCTACTTCAGAAGTTCACGAGGAAACCGCTCAAGATATCCCTGTTTCCATTGAATATGACTCAGATGAATATTATATCCAAGGTTATGAAGATACAGTAGATGTAACATTAAGCGGTGCTAACCGTGTGCAATTAAATGCTGAAGCCAATGAAGAAACAAGAAACTTTGACGTGGTTGCTGACTTAAGCGATCTAGGAGAAGGTACGCATGATGTACCATTAGAAGTTGAAAATTTGAGTAATAGTGTGGATGCTAGTGTAGAACCAGATACTTTAACAGTAACGATCGAAAAAAAGGCAACGAGAAATTTTCAAATTGACACTCAAGAGTTTGAGGATAAATTACAAGATGGTTTTGAGTTAGACGAAACTTCTGTTTCTCCGCAAGAAGTAGAGGTTACTTCAGGAGAAGAAACGATGGAAGAGATTTCCCGAATTGCTATTGTCTCAGATATAGAGACAATCAATGAAGATATTTCAGATACCTTTTCTTTACAAGCTGTGGATGAAAACGGGGAAGAGCTACCTGCTAGTTTGAGTCCACAAACAGCAAATGTACAGTTAGAAGTTTCAGCGCCTGACAAAGAAGTTAACTTATCTCCAACGCAAACTGGAGACGCAGCAGAAGGAATTTCTGACTTCGATTTTCAATTAAGCGAAAATAGTGCTACAATTACGGGGGCACAACATTTATTAGATGAAGTGGATTCTTTGGAAGTTCCGGTAGATGTCACTGATGTCACCGAACCAACTACCAGAGATGTTAACGTGGAAGTTCCCTCGCAATTGAGTTCGGATGTTAATGCAGTTTCTGTAAATATCACACCGGAATTTGAAAATTCTGAACCAGAGGAAACGAACGATAATACAGAAGAAACAGGCGATACGCAAACGCCATCTGATGCAGATAATGATAATGCAGCAGCAGATGGGAATGATGAGCAAAATTCAGAGATGAATACGGTAGAAAGCTCTTCTGTGGAAGAAGAAACAAATACTACAGAGGAAGATCAAGAACAAACCGCAGAATCACAAGAAACGCAGGAAACACAAGAAGAAGCACAAGAAACACAAAGTTCAGTAGATGAACAAATAGATGCACAAGAAAATGAAGAAGAAACAGAAAGGTAA
- the cdaA gene encoding diadenylate cyclase CdaA: protein MSFNIAELFDLEYWRQLLSVDVFSVPFFVNILDVLVVWYLVYKLIQMVQGTKAIQLFKGVVMFIAVRFLAEIIGLNTLSWLMDQVITYGVIAAIVIFQPEIRRGLEHLGRTTFFSQTKAETDQGETMVQAFDKAIQYMSKRKIGALITIERSTGLEEYIETGITLDADITGELLINIFIPNTPLHDGAVIVRNGKIAVSSAYLPLSDSNMISKEYGTRHRAAAGVSEVSDALTIVVSEETGGVSLTLNNRLYTELSQDEYLKVLRDNLIVESPDKNKKKKNFFRNFLDELNKLSKGGK, encoded by the coding sequence ATGTCGTTTAACATTGCAGAACTTTTTGATTTAGAATATTGGAGACAGTTATTATCTGTAGATGTTTTTTCTGTTCCTTTTTTTGTTAATATTTTAGATGTCCTCGTTGTATGGTATCTAGTTTATAAATTAATACAGATGGTCCAAGGTACCAAAGCGATTCAGCTATTTAAAGGTGTTGTAATGTTTATCGCTGTTCGTTTTTTAGCAGAAATCATTGGACTTAATACTTTATCGTGGTTGATGGACCAGGTTATTACATATGGTGTTATTGCAGCGATTGTCATTTTTCAACCAGAAATTCGCCGAGGACTGGAGCATTTGGGTCGAACGACCTTTTTTAGTCAGACTAAAGCAGAAACAGACCAAGGAGAAACGATGGTACAAGCCTTTGATAAGGCTATCCAGTATATGTCAAAACGTAAAATTGGTGCGTTAATTACAATCGAACGAAGTACTGGTTTAGAGGAGTATATTGAAACAGGAATCACTCTTGATGCAGATATCACCGGTGAACTTTTAATTAATATTTTTATCCCAAATACGCCCTTACATGATGGGGCAGTGATTGTTAGAAATGGGAAAATTGCCGTTTCTAGTGCTTATTTACCTTTATCTGATAGTAATATGATTTCAAAAGAATATGGAACTAGGCACCGGGCGGCTGCAGGTGTTTCCGAGGTTAGCGATGCTTTAACTATCGTAGTTTCCGAAGAAACTGGTGGCGTGAGTTTGACTTTGAATAATCGGTTATATACCGAATTGAGTCAAGATGAATACTTAAAAGTACTTAGAGATAACTTAATTGTAGAAAGTCCAGATAAGAATAAGAAGAAAAAGAATTTTTTCAGGAACTTTTTAGATGAATTGAATAAGCTGAGTAAAGGAGGCAAGTGA
- the whiA gene encoding DNA-binding protein WhiA, with protein sequence MSFAAEVKKELTGLEVHREHAKAELAALIRMNGSLSLFNHRFVLNIQTENAAIARRIYSLLKDHFGVRSELLVRRKMKLKKNNVYIVRLKQDTKRVLDELNIMDRTSFNTQVDSEIMGNKQKMRSYLRGAFMATGSINNPETSRYHLEIYSVYESHNQDVCKMLNYYDLNARTLERRNGYISYLKGAEYIANFLTLIGATNSMLKFEDVRIVRDMRNSVNRLVNCETANMNKTIDAATKQVQNIQLIEDRVGLSALPDKLQEIAELRLAHPEISLKELGEMIPTGAISKSGINHRIRKINEFADKLKEKAG encoded by the coding sequence ATGTCTTTTGCCGCTGAGGTAAAAAAAGAGCTGACTGGCTTAGAAGTTCATCGTGAACACGCAAAAGCAGAACTTGCTGCATTGATACGTATGAATGGGTCATTAAGCTTGTTTAATCATCGTTTTGTATTAAACATACAAACAGAAAATGCCGCGATTGCTCGTCGCATTTATTCTTTACTAAAAGATCATTTTGGCGTACGTAGTGAGCTTTTAGTTAGACGAAAAATGAAACTAAAGAAAAATAATGTTTATATTGTTCGTTTAAAACAAGATACAAAACGTGTTTTAGATGAATTAAATATTATGGATAGGACCTCGTTTAATACACAAGTAGATAGCGAGATTATGGGAAATAAACAAAAAATGCGTTCTTATCTTCGAGGGGCCTTTATGGCTACAGGATCGATTAATAATCCGGAAACAAGCCGTTATCATTTAGAAATTTATTCTGTTTACGAATCCCATAATCAAGATGTCTGTAAGATGCTGAACTATTATGATTTGAATGCAAGGACATTAGAACGGCGGAATGGATACATCTCATACTTAAAAGGGGCAGAATATATTGCTAATTTCTTGACTTTGATTGGGGCAACTAACTCAATGCTTAAATTTGAAGATGTACGTATTGTCCGTGATATGAGAAATTCGGTGAATCGATTAGTTAATTGTGAGACAGCCAATATGAATAAAACAATCGATGCTGCAACAAAACAAGTGCAAAATATTCAACTGATTGAGGATCGAGTAGGCTTATCTGCTTTACCCGATAAGCTACAAGAAATTGCAGAGTTGCGTTTGGCTCATCCTGAAATTAGTTTAAAAGAACTAGGAGAAATGATACCTACAGGAGCAATTTCCAAATCGGGGATCAATCATCGTATTCGTAAAATCAATGAATTTGCAGATAAGTTAAAAGAAAAAGCGGGATAA
- a CDS encoding thioredoxin domain-containing protein has product MDISAIKKEETNTKYGIQIGNAAPKTMVEFINLNCPYCKQWFTESKEILEEAVVDGKINRVIKLVDRPKESLQRGNVMHRFVADDDPKQAISDITRIFDSQDQWGDMSLQEVANYARNELGLTEHHHLDTAEEIVEETNQANITLVPTIILEDHIFDENIESSMLKNYINE; this is encoded by the coding sequence ATGGATATTTCAGCTATAAAAAAAGAAGAAACAAATACCAAATATGGTATTCAGATCGGAAACGCGGCGCCTAAAACAATGGTAGAGTTTATTAACTTAAATTGTCCTTATTGCAAACAATGGTTCACTGAATCAAAAGAAATCTTAGAAGAAGCTGTTGTTGATGGTAAGATCAATCGTGTTATAAAATTAGTAGACCGTCCAAAAGAATCTTTACAACGCGGTAATGTTATGCATCGATTTGTAGCAGATGATGACCCTAAACAAGCAATTTCTGATATAACCCGTATTTTTGATTCACAAGATCAATGGGGAGATATGTCCTTACAAGAAGTAGCTAACTATGCTAGAAATGAACTTGGTTTGACCGAACATCATCACCTTGATACCGCCGAAGAAATTGTAGAAGAAACAAATCAAGCAAATATCACTCTTGTCCCTACAATTATCTTAGAAGATCATATTTTTGATGAAAACATTGAATCCTCTATGTTAAAAAACTATATTAACGAATAA
- the glmM gene encoding phosphoglucosamine mutase: MGKYFGTDGVRGIANKELTPELAFKLGRYGGYVLSRHEEENTQPRVLVGRDTRMSGQLLENALISGLLSVGIEVFQLGVISTPGVAYLTRVQKASSGVMISASHNPAEDNGIKFFGNDGFKLADEKELEIEALLDATEDELPRPSADGLGSLEEFPEGLLKYSQYLQQTIKDDLSGLTVCIDAANGATASTVNRLFADLETDFYTIGTSPNGVNINDGVGSTHPEKLADFVVEKQADVGIAFDGDGDRVIAVDENGQVVDGDKIMYICANYLADNDLLKQNTIVTTVMSNLGFHKAVEAAGLNDVVTKVGDRYVVEEMRKHGYNFGGEQSGHMVFFDLNTTGDGMLSGIQLLNIMKQTGKKLSELAADVKIYPQKLVNIRVSDKYGAMDVPEIKAVIDDVEEKLGDEGRILVRASGTEPLLRIMAEAPTDEDVDYYVNKIADVVRDQIGLEE; the protein is encoded by the coding sequence ATGGGAAAATATTTTGGTACGGACGGTGTCAGAGGAATTGCTAATAAGGAGTTGACACCTGAATTAGCATTTAAATTAGGTCGCTATGGTGGATATGTGTTGAGCCGTCATGAAGAAGAAAATACACAACCTAGAGTATTAGTAGGTCGTGATACACGTATGTCAGGTCAGTTGTTGGAAAACGCATTGATTTCTGGCTTGCTTTCGGTAGGTATTGAAGTTTTTCAACTTGGTGTCATTTCAACACCAGGCGTTGCTTATCTAACACGTGTACAAAAAGCAAGTTCTGGCGTCATGATTTCTGCTTCTCATAATCCAGCAGAAGATAATGGGATTAAATTTTTCGGTAATGATGGTTTTAAGCTTGCAGATGAAAAAGAGCTAGAAATTGAAGCTTTACTTGATGCCACAGAAGATGAACTTCCTCGACCTTCTGCTGATGGTTTAGGTTCTTTAGAGGAATTTCCAGAAGGACTATTAAAATACTCCCAATATTTACAACAAACAATTAAAGATGACCTATCTGGACTTACTGTCTGTATAGATGCTGCTAATGGAGCAACGGCTTCTACAGTAAACCGTTTATTCGCTGATTTAGAAACAGATTTTTATACAATAGGCACTTCGCCTAATGGTGTAAATATAAATGATGGAGTAGGGTCAACACATCCTGAAAAATTAGCCGATTTTGTGGTGGAAAAACAAGCAGATGTTGGGATTGCTTTTGACGGCGATGGTGATCGTGTCATTGCAGTAGACGAAAACGGACAAGTTGTTGATGGGGATAAGATTATGTATATTTGTGCTAATTATCTTGCTGATAATGACTTGTTAAAACAAAATACTATCGTAACGACTGTAATGAGTAATTTAGGTTTTCATAAAGCCGTAGAAGCTGCTGGCTTAAATGACGTAGTAACCAAGGTTGGAGACCGTTATGTTGTCGAAGAAATGCGGAAGCATGGCTATAATTTTGGTGGCGAACAATCAGGACATATGGTATTTTTTGATTTAAATACTACAGGTGATGGTATGCTTTCGGGTATCCAATTGCTTAACATCATGAAACAAACTGGTAAAAAGCTTTCAGAATTAGCCGCTGATGTGAAAATTTATCCACAAAAATTAGTTAATATTCGTGTATCTGATAAATATGGAGCGATGGATGTTCCTGAAATTAAAGCTGTGATTGATGATGTCGAAGAAAAATTAGGTGATGAAGGTCGTATTTTAGTTAGAGCTTCTGGTACAGAGCCTTTGTTACGAATTATGGCTGAAGCACCGACAGATGAAGATGTTGACTATTATGTGAATAAAATCGCTGACGTTGTTCGAGACCAAATTGGATTAGAAGAATAA
- a CDS encoding HdeD family acid-resistance protein translates to MNRQRSVNWPGLILGILFILISLLAFNNPGGSLSAIVIFFAVLAIINGIFSIVVRNQIKNMTGTRVTVFLILGIIELLLGIVLLFNLSAGIIAVTYVFAFWFIAGALRNLFFLDHARSFGNGHYWFTLIINLIGIVVGFMLFFDPIVSALTISFLVGLYLMLIGIFYIINSLDH, encoded by the coding sequence ATGAATAGACAAAGATCTGTAAATTGGCCTGGGCTTATTTTAGGAATTTTATTTATTTTGATTTCTTTATTAGCGTTTAATAATCCAGGTGGTAGTTTATCTGCAATAGTTATCTTTTTTGCGGTACTAGCGATTATTAATGGTATTTTTAGTATCGTTGTTCGTAACCAGATAAAAAACATGACTGGGACTCGTGTAACGGTATTTTTAATATTAGGTATTATTGAATTACTTCTTGGAATAGTATTACTATTTAATCTTAGTGCTGGAATTATTGCAGTAACCTATGTTTTTGCTTTTTGGTTTATTGCTGGCGCTCTTCGAAATTTATTTTTCTTAGATCATGCTCGCTCATTTGGTAATGGACATTACTGGTTCACATTAATTATAAACTTGATTGGTATTGTGGTTGGTTTTATGCTATTTTTCGATCCGATTGTATCAGCACTTACTATCTCGTTTTTAGTTGGTTTGTACTTGATGCTCATTGGTATTTTTTACATTATCAATTCTTTAGACCATTAA
- a CDS encoding nitroreductase family protein has translation MSNFLDTIKNRRSIYSLGRNTSLPETEITELIKEAVKQSPSAFNAQEPRVITLFGEAHEKLWDITEQLLEPLTPVEAFENTKRKLAGFKSGLGTAMFFNDVDTTKQLQEQFSLYADNFPTWAEQSNGIATANVWTTLSEAGIGANLQHYNPVIDEAVAAEWNVPENWRLRSQLVFGSPEEQANSKDFLADDERFIVFK, from the coding sequence ATGTCAAACTTTTTAGATACGATCAAAAATCGTCGCTCGATTTATTCTTTAGGGCGTAATACTTCTTTACCTGAAACAGAAATTACAGAGTTAATTAAAGAAGCCGTAAAACAAAGTCCAAGTGCCTTTAACGCACAAGAACCACGCGTGATTACTCTTTTTGGAGAAGCTCATGAAAAACTATGGGATATCACCGAACAATTGTTAGAACCATTAACACCTGTGGAAGCATTTGAAAACACTAAGCGAAAACTAGCTGGTTTCAAATCAGGGCTTGGAACTGCTATGTTTTTCAATGACGTTGATACCACAAAACAATTACAAGAGCAATTTTCTTTATATGCTGATAATTTCCCTACTTGGGCAGAACAATCAAACGGTATTGCTACAGCAAATGTCTGGACCACTTTATCTGAAGCAGGGATTGGAGCGAACTTGCAACACTATAATCCAGTAATCGATGAAGCAGTCGCTGCAGAATGGAATGTTCCGGAAAACTGGCGTTTACGTTCGCAACTAGTGTTTGGCTCGCCAGAAGAGCAGGCAAATTCCAAAGACTTTTTAGCAGATGATGAACGTTTTATTGTATTTAAATAA
- a CDS encoding PD-(D/E)XK nuclease family protein, giving the protein MSLQFITGDGSCDHEKMVLDLACEWLEKEHNEVFFLVPNYNKFEREQEILSQLKNRQEKENFSTIRGQVYSFNRLAWYFLQDSGQINGQSISDTGSAMIMRKVLDALTEELVIFRGEVNKEGFIAKLLELYQEFQLGNISSDNLDFSSNNQTTGKRKDFELKMYEIKQIFAVYEEELTKRKLQVEQPLTMLTNFLASEGSQEKAMLGQKLFIITGFSNFSMQEQELLKVLFDKSQVCIDLYIDSIYADNGPLDLFFDPKQTYHLLKNFAQSQQDHVLFDKKAPQLTQVSTSYLELERCFKQTSIGKYKQTHDLNDYVEIWKVENPEEEIQQIATEIRHLVVNSFTNGNERLYYRDIQLLTLNSELYYPFISSAFKELGIPFYLDQDRTMEQHPLVEFIHALFALDNYYYRTSDIFRFLRTELYIPNDLQNEASDWQNARDTFRWMVDLTENEALAHNFHGADWTRQEDWRLFDFDFEQEEIIDTKNIEELSNQVRNNFRNDIVSFFPRLKAATSTREAIVIFYEFLQEIGVEKQLLHWREQEIEWGNLEYARDHEQTWASLMDLLDEFVEIYGSDPFDFDLFKEILSSGLENLTFGKIPTAIDQVQINPLDLTRPLQAKITFAVGLDETSFPRTAENKSLISTEERQQLNETLQEGQYLKDQTEETIRKEPFVAYNMLLSASEKLYLSYPKNADSKQNMKMSPYIARILNWTDLTVQERYSLDLTSDARNYVGTYKSLIRQLNSLYRQVQEEKTSLPAVWQSLKDLLLSSNYGGLAQRVFESQAHRNVPVNISPELAEQLYGKDIYSSISQIETFYDYQYDYFLKYGLKLKEREIFGLDSAVTGEIFHEALDNFLKAIFQEDLSLTQMTENQRQSLVERVLENMFGQERYVFMQSSARMNFIRYRLKKTIERVSWGLKKQAEKTRLTPVQTEVLFGEIAGNKGIPGLKIPLSNGGNLYLRGKIDRIDTTTVDGKPWLAVVDYKSSAHKFDITDSYYGLAMQLLTYLDIALKDAVELIGQKDVHGAGAYYFHVYDPIMDPKKAGEQERLKRYKYDGLFADEPEVFEAFDETLNKSQYSSVFPIQMDKNEQLKKSAKSKEKFYTAEEMNALMAHNRKKLKEAAERILSGEIKMNPSYKMKDKRRATQYSPFRSISAFDPMLEENDYHRIHPLSKEEIMKRLEEENDG; this is encoded by the coding sequence TTGAGCTTACAATTTATAACTGGTGACGGCAGTTGCGATCATGAAAAGATGGTCTTAGACCTTGCTTGTGAATGGTTGGAAAAAGAACATAACGAAGTCTTTTTTTTAGTTCCTAACTATAATAAATTTGAACGTGAACAAGAAATTTTATCGCAATTAAAAAATAGACAAGAAAAGGAAAACTTTAGTACCATTCGGGGACAAGTTTATAGTTTTAATCGTTTAGCTTGGTATTTTTTGCAAGATAGTGGTCAAATCAATGGTCAGAGCATTTCTGATACTGGTTCAGCTATGATTATGCGGAAAGTTTTGGATGCCTTGACAGAGGAACTAGTTATTTTCCGAGGAGAAGTGAATAAAGAAGGGTTTATTGCAAAATTATTGGAACTTTACCAAGAATTTCAACTAGGAAACATTTCCTCTGATAACCTTGACTTTTCTTCGAATAATCAAACGACCGGAAAAAGAAAAGACTTTGAATTAAAAATGTATGAAATCAAGCAAATTTTTGCAGTTTATGAAGAAGAATTAACCAAAAGAAAGCTACAAGTGGAACAGCCGCTGACCATGTTGACGAACTTTTTAGCTAGTGAAGGATCGCAAGAAAAGGCCATGCTGGGGCAAAAACTTTTTATTATTACTGGTTTTTCTAATTTCAGTATGCAAGAACAAGAACTGTTAAAAGTCTTATTTGACAAGAGCCAAGTCTGTATTGATCTATATATAGATTCTATCTATGCTGATAATGGACCACTTGATTTGTTTTTTGATCCTAAGCAAACTTATCATCTTCTAAAAAACTTTGCTCAAAGTCAGCAAGATCATGTATTGTTTGATAAAAAAGCTCCTCAATTAACTCAAGTATCTACAAGTTATTTGGAGTTAGAACGTTGTTTTAAACAAACAAGTATTGGCAAATATAAACAAACGCACGATTTGAATGATTATGTAGAGATTTGGAAAGTAGAAAACCCCGAAGAAGAAATACAACAAATAGCTACAGAAATTCGACACCTTGTTGTCAATTCTTTTACGAATGGAAATGAGCGACTTTATTATCGTGATATTCAACTGTTAACTTTAAACTCAGAGCTTTACTATCCTTTTATTTCATCAGCCTTTAAAGAGCTTGGGATTCCTTTTTATTTGGACCAAGACCGTACAATGGAACAACATCCCTTAGTAGAATTTATCCATGCATTATTTGCCTTAGATAATTATTATTATCGCACTTCCGATATCTTTCGTTTTTTGCGCACTGAACTTTACATACCTAATGATTTGCAAAATGAAGCTTCGGATTGGCAAAATGCGCGTGATACATTTCGTTGGATGGTTGATTTAACTGAAAATGAGGCTTTAGCTCATAATTTTCACGGAGCTGATTGGACTCGTCAAGAAGACTGGCGCTTGTTTGACTTTGATTTTGAACAAGAAGAGATTATTGATACTAAAAACATTGAAGAACTAAGTAATCAAGTTAGAAATAATTTCCGTAATGATATTGTAAGCTTTTTCCCGCGACTAAAAGCAGCTACTAGCACAAGAGAAGCTATTGTGATTTTTTATGAGTTCTTACAAGAAATTGGGGTAGAAAAACAGTTACTTCATTGGCGTGAACAAGAAATCGAATGGGGAAATTTAGAGTATGCTCGCGACCATGAACAAACATGGGCTTCTCTAATGGATTTATTAGATGAATTTGTAGAAATCTATGGTAGTGATCCTTTTGACTTTGATTTGTTTAAAGAGATTTTATCAAGTGGTTTAGAAAATTTAACCTTTGGTAAAATCCCGACCGCAATTGATCAAGTACAAATTAATCCTCTAGACTTAACGCGTCCTTTGCAAGCTAAAATTACTTTTGCAGTGGGGTTGGATGAAACAAGTTTTCCTCGTACTGCTGAAAATAAGAGCTTGATTTCTACTGAAGAAAGGCAACAATTAAATGAAACTTTACAGGAAGGGCAGTATTTAAAAGATCAAACAGAAGAAACGATACGTAAAGAACCCTTTGTAGCTTATAATATGTTGCTATCGGCTTCTGAAAAATTGTATTTGAGTTATCCCAAAAATGCTGATTCGAAGCAAAACATGAAAATGTCTCCTTATATTGCGCGTATTTTAAATTGGACCGATCTTACCGTACAAGAACGGTATAGTTTAGATTTAACTTCTGATGCACGCAATTATGTGGGAACATATAAAAGCTTGATTCGGCAATTAAATAGCTTATATCGTCAAGTACAAGAAGAAAAGACTTCTCTTCCTGCCGTGTGGCAATCATTAAAAGATCTGCTTTTGTCCTCTAATTATGGAGGATTGGCTCAAAGGGTGTTTGAAAGTCAAGCTCATCGTAACGTTCCTGTGAATATCTCGCCAGAATTGGCAGAGCAACTATATGGCAAAGATATTTATAGTTCTATATCCCAGATAGAAACGTTTTATGATTATCAGTATGACTACTTCCTTAAATATGGTTTGAAGCTGAAAGAAAGGGAAATTTTTGGCTTGGATTCAGCTGTTACCGGCGAAATTTTCCATGAGGCTTTAGATAATTTCTTAAAGGCAATTTTTCAAGAGGATCTTTCATTAACACAAATGACAGAAAATCAGCGTCAATCGTTAGTTGAACGCGTATTAGAAAATATGTTTGGCCAAGAACGATATGTATTTATGCAAAGTAGTGCGCGGATGAACTTTATTCGTTATCGTTTGAAAAAAACGATTGAACGAGTCTCTTGGGGATTAAAAAAACAAGCAGAAAAAACACGTTTAACGCCAGTACAAACGGAAGTTTTATTTGGGGAAATTGCTGGAAATAAAGGAATTCCTGGCTTGAAGATCCCTTTATCAAATGGAGGAAATCTATATTTAAGAGGGAAAATTGATCGAATCGATACGACAACAGTGGATGGGAAACCATGGCTTGCAGTTGTTGACTATAAATCGAGTGCTCATAAGTTTGATATTACTGATAGTTATTACGGTCTTGCGATGCAATTACTCACTTATCTAGATATTGCTTTAAAAGATGCAGTCGAACTTATAGGGCAAAAGGATGTTCATGGTGCTGGAGCATACTATTTTCATGTCTATGATCCTATCATGGATCCTAAAAAAGCTGGTGAACAAGAACGACTAAAACGTTATAAGTATGATGGTCTTTTTGCAGACGAACCAGAAGTATTTGAAGCATTTGATGAAACATTAAATAAGTCACAGTATTCTTCTGTGTTTCCTATTCAAATGGATAAAAATGAGCAACTGAAAAAATCAGCTAAAAGCAAAGAAAAATTTTATACAGCAGAAGAAATGAATGCGCTGATGGCACATAATCGAAAAAAATTAAAAGAAGCAGCAGAAAGGATTCTTTCTGGAGAAATAAAAATGAACCCTAGCTATAAAATGAAGGATAAACGACGTGCTACACAATATTCGCCATTTCGTAGTATTTCTGCTTTTGATCCGATGCTAGAAGAAAATGATTATCATCGGATTCACCCGCTTTCAAAAGAAGAGATTATGAAGCGTTTAGAGGAGGAAAATGATGGTTGA